From Curtobacterium sp. SGAir0471, the proteins below share one genomic window:
- a CDS encoding DUF5819 family protein: MKERLCSAASVLVVCTYAVLALVLAGPVTPISFALAPVAHRIEPWFSQSWQLFAPDPISEERGVLARVMCGRRATGFVDITTPGISRSNSRRLFPSRESRVISNLLVQRFMEDPVSERLAEKNIERPRQLDDEAQRAQDEAEQLLARYAAQRIDCAKGFHPTAVQLRYVFHRFPGWSRRTAPDSPEHTRVEESQWITL, encoded by the coding sequence ATGAAGGAACGACTCTGCTCCGCCGCGTCTGTTCTGGTGGTGTGCACCTATGCGGTGTTGGCCCTCGTCCTCGCTGGTCCCGTCACCCCGATCAGCTTCGCGCTCGCGCCCGTCGCACATCGGATCGAGCCCTGGTTCTCGCAGAGTTGGCAGCTCTTCGCGCCCGACCCGATCAGTGAGGAACGCGGCGTGCTCGCCAGGGTGATGTGCGGCCGACGAGCGACAGGCTTCGTCGACATTACGACCCCGGGAATCAGCAGATCGAACTCCCGCCGGTTGTTCCCGTCGCGCGAGAGCCGCGTCATCAGCAATCTCCTCGTGCAGCGCTTCATGGAGGATCCGGTCAGCGAGCGCCTTGCGGAGAAGAACATCGAGAGACCGCGCCAGTTGGACGACGAAGCGCAGCGAGCGCAGGACGAAGCCGAACAACTCCTCGCCCGGTACGCAGCGCAACGCATCGACTGCGCGAAGGGGTTTCACCCGACCGCTGTTCAGCTGCGCTACGTGTTCCACCGCTTCCCTGGATGGTCACGGCGAACCGCACCCGACAGCCCGGAGCACACGCGCGTGGAGGAGTCGCAATGGATCACGCTCTGA
- a CDS encoding HTTM domain-containing protein: MDHALTSNLDRVVGWLNERRHAPTAVSLLRATVGLVSVAYYATSWEDRRFLFGPDGLYGTDMMHDLVAARGAFSLYLVSGSMVWFEVVFHVGCLLAVLVMLGIGGRLTLSLHGAFIWSLYMTNPTLMDGGDNLVILVIPFLLLTRCFDRVTVRPSRRHRTDRTSSTIAHNTGVLLISVQLCIVCLLAGLYKVQGQLWQDGTALYYILRVPEFFWPGITPLLFHAGWLLVIAAYATVLASVFFPALVLFRAGRPIAVSLMIVFHCGIALLMNLTSFALVMIALDLIFDEARAERIVLSASSSLRTAKRLVCREGGWGRVPSPEL, from the coding sequence ATGGATCACGCTCTGACGTCGAACCTCGATCGCGTCGTCGGGTGGCTGAACGAACGACGACATGCTCCGACCGCGGTGAGTCTGCTCCGGGCGACGGTCGGACTCGTGTCCGTCGCCTACTACGCCACCTCGTGGGAAGACCGCCGCTTCCTGTTCGGACCTGACGGCCTGTACGGCACGGACATGATGCACGACCTCGTAGCTGCTCGAGGAGCCTTCAGCCTCTACCTCGTGAGCGGGTCGATGGTCTGGTTCGAGGTCGTGTTCCACGTCGGATGTCTGCTCGCCGTGCTGGTCATGCTCGGCATCGGTGGTCGTCTCACGCTCAGTCTGCACGGAGCCTTCATCTGGTCGTTGTACATGACGAACCCCACCCTCATGGACGGTGGAGACAACCTCGTCATCCTCGTGATCCCGTTCCTCCTGCTCACCAGGTGCTTCGATCGAGTCACGGTGAGGCCGTCCCGACGTCACAGGACCGACCGGACGAGCTCGACCATCGCGCACAACACCGGTGTGCTCCTGATCAGCGTGCAGCTCTGCATCGTCTGCCTCCTTGCCGGGCTCTACAAGGTGCAGGGTCAGTTGTGGCAGGACGGAACGGCTCTGTACTACATCCTTCGAGTACCGGAGTTCTTCTGGCCAGGAATCACGCCGCTCCTCTTCCATGCGGGATGGCTGCTCGTCATCGCCGCCTACGCGACGGTCCTCGCGTCCGTGTTCTTCCCCGCCCTCGTACTCTTTCGTGCCGGTCGACCGATCGCAGTCTCCCTGATGATCGTGTTCCACTGCGGGATAGCCCTGCTGATGAACCTGACGTCGTTCGCCCTCGTGATGATCGCCCTCGACCTGATCTTCGACGAGGCCCGCGCAGAGCGGATCGTCCTGAGCGCCTCATCCTCGCTCCGCACCGCGAAGCGCCTCGTCTGCCGCGAGGGAGGTTGGGGCCGTGTTCCGTCGCCCGAGCTCTGA
- a CDS encoding serine hydrolase domain-containing protein, with amino-acid sequence MFRRPSSDSGTWIAAWVDRNGVPEMVRDHVPPYSPDHLVEWGSITKAVTATAVRTAIAKGVISEHDEVLRVVPRLTEARFSVLELLEHRSGLPRMARPVRTLFQRDPYAELVERRLDPKTVVPLLRQGDRLYSNLGYAVLGEVLDEAVGSWWAWAVEHVLRPAGVTTATLEPRPAARVLPRDRSGRTLDPWPVGAGPYAAAGGVWSTFDDLCRFLGSAACESATPPGWQSVPGADVINGATRHSRACAIRRSGATRVLVTHGLRLGTRLERKTVELARASCPRLSADD; translated from the coding sequence GTGTTCCGTCGCCCGAGCTCTGACAGCGGTACCTGGATCGCTGCGTGGGTCGACCGGAACGGCGTCCCCGAGATGGTGCGCGATCACGTCCCGCCGTACTCGCCGGACCACCTGGTCGAGTGGGGCAGCATCACCAAGGCGGTGACGGCCACGGCAGTGCGCACGGCGATCGCGAAGGGGGTCATCAGCGAGCACGACGAGGTCCTCCGGGTGGTCCCGCGCCTCACGGAAGCACGCTTCTCCGTGCTCGAGCTGCTCGAGCACCGTTCGGGCCTCCCGCGCATGGCGCGTCCGGTTCGCACCCTGTTCCAACGCGACCCGTACGCCGAACTGGTGGAGCGTCGGCTCGACCCGAAGACCGTCGTTCCGCTGCTCCGACAGGGCGACCGTCTCTACTCGAACCTCGGCTACGCCGTTCTCGGCGAAGTCCTCGACGAGGCTGTCGGGAGCTGGTGGGCGTGGGCCGTCGAGCACGTCCTACGCCCTGCGGGAGTCACGACCGCCACACTGGAACCACGACCGGCCGCTCGCGTCCTGCCGCGAGACAGGTCCGGCCGAACGCTCGACCCCTGGCCGGTCGGTGCCGGGCCGTACGCTGCTGCGGGCGGTGTCTGGTCGACGTTCGACGACCTGTGCAGGTTCCTCGGCAGTGCAGCATGCGAGTCCGCAACGCCGCCTGGATGGCAGTCGGTTCCCGGCGCAGACGTCATCAACGGCGCCACCCGCCACAGTCGGGCTTGCGCGATCCGTCGCTCGGGAGCCACACGCGTCCTGGTGACTCACGGCCTGCGTCTCGGTACCCGGCTGGAACGGAAGACCGTCGAACTCGCACGGGCCTCCTGTCCCCGGCTGTCTGCCGACGATTGA
- the tsaE gene encoding tRNA (adenosine(37)-N6)-threonylcarbamoyltransferase complex ATPase subunit type 1 TsaE, with protein MTDARVLLDTTVSTTDEMGALGARLAAVLRAGDLVVLTGPLGAGKTTLTRGLGAALGARGQVSSPTFVLARTHPTTAGPDLVHVDAYRLSDPVELDDLDLDWDASIVVVEWGRGFVDGIADDVLDVEIVRATGADATDPGIDDLDPDDVPDEPRRVVVTATGDRWADVAL; from the coding sequence GTGACCGACGCCCGGGTGCTGCTCGACACGACGGTGTCGACGACCGACGAGATGGGTGCGCTCGGCGCCCGGCTCGCCGCGGTCCTCCGCGCGGGGGACCTCGTCGTGCTGACCGGTCCGCTCGGCGCCGGCAAGACGACGCTCACGCGCGGCCTCGGCGCCGCCCTCGGCGCGCGCGGGCAGGTGTCCAGCCCGACCTTCGTGCTCGCCCGGACGCACCCCACGACCGCCGGGCCGGACCTCGTGCACGTCGACGCCTACCGGTTGAGCGACCCCGTGGAGCTCGACGACCTCGACCTCGACTGGGACGCCTCGATCGTGGTCGTCGAGTGGGGGAGGGGCTTCGTCGACGGCATCGCGGACGACGTGCTCGACGTCGAGATCGTCCGCGCCACCGGAGCCGACGCGACGGACCCCGGGATCGACGACCTCGACCCCGACGACGTCCCCGACGAACCCCGGCGGGTCGTCGTGACCGCCACCGGTGACCGCTGGGCGGACGTCGCCCTCTGA
- the alr gene encoding alanine racemase, producing the protein MNAPLRRARIDLDAYRSNLDLVRGWMQPVEVMAIMKADAYGHGLEPIALAAVDAGVRWIGVLTVPAALRLRAIGVGEDVRLFTWQHDPALDFRDAIDSAIDLGVSNAAELQRVVDAVDQRPARVHLGVDSGLHRDGATPDAWPELVSLAVDAQRAGRIEVVAAYTHLAESSDEDDSAAVAVFDRAVETAEDLGLDLPMEHVAASLAGLERKEFRKDMVRMGANLLGIPGAEGVSAADLGLEPVMTLTASVAKTKRVPVGTGVSYDYTYRTASETTLALVPVGYADGVPRRAQGRVEVTIGGKRYPIAGRVAMDQFLVDVGDDEVRVGDQVVLFGTGEHGEMTVLEWGEALGTIGEEVTCRIGARVPREVVGHQVEGRVGDYLREQP; encoded by the coding sequence GTGAACGCGCCGCTGCGCCGGGCCCGGATCGACCTCGACGCCTACCGGTCGAACCTCGACCTCGTCCGTGGGTGGATGCAGCCCGTCGAGGTCATGGCGATCATGAAGGCCGACGCCTACGGGCACGGCCTCGAGCCGATCGCGCTCGCCGCCGTCGACGCCGGGGTGCGCTGGATCGGCGTCCTGACCGTCCCCGCGGCACTGCGGCTCCGGGCGATCGGCGTCGGCGAGGACGTCCGCCTGTTCACCTGGCAGCACGACCCCGCGCTCGACTTCCGCGACGCGATCGACTCCGCGATCGACCTCGGCGTCTCGAACGCCGCCGAGCTGCAGCGGGTCGTCGACGCCGTCGACCAACGCCCGGCACGCGTGCACCTCGGCGTCGACTCGGGGCTGCACCGCGACGGCGCGACGCCGGACGCCTGGCCCGAGCTGGTGTCGCTCGCCGTGGACGCCCAGCGCGCCGGCCGGATCGAGGTCGTCGCCGCGTACACGCACCTGGCGGAGTCGTCGGACGAGGACGACAGCGCCGCGGTCGCTGTGTTCGACCGGGCCGTCGAGACCGCGGAGGACCTCGGACTCGACCTGCCGATGGAGCACGTCGCAGCGTCGCTCGCCGGCCTGGAGCGCAAGGAGTTCCGCAAGGACATGGTGCGGATGGGGGCGAACCTGCTCGGGATCCCCGGAGCCGAGGGGGTCTCCGCCGCCGACCTCGGGCTCGAGCCGGTGATGACGCTCACCGCCTCGGTCGCGAAGACGAAGCGGGTGCCGGTCGGCACGGGCGTCTCCTACGACTACACGTACCGCACCGCGTCGGAGACCACCCTCGCGCTCGTGCCCGTCGGGTACGCGGACGGGGTCCCCCGCCGTGCGCAGGGGCGCGTCGAGGTCACCATCGGCGGCAAGCGGTACCCGATCGCCGGACGTGTCGCGATGGACCAGTTCCTGGTCGACGTCGGCGACGACGAGGTGCGCGTCGGCGACCAGGTCGTGCTGTTCGGCACGGGGGAGCACGGCGAGATGACCGTGCTCGAGTGGGGCGAGGCGCTCGGCACGATCGGGGAAGAGGTGACGTGCCGGATCGGCGCCAGGGTGCCCCGCGAGGTCGTCGGGCACCAGGTCGAGGGCCGCGTCGGCGACTACCTGCGGGAGCAGCCGTGA
- the alr gene encoding alanine racemase, with product MSAFTGITVDREALIANYATVSERVAPAGVIAVVKANAYGHGAVDAARAFVDAGAEWLGVADVDEGIALRRAGIDEGVRILAWLHAPDEDFRRAAQYDVTPAVSSVSQLAAAADSEVPAVHVCVDTGLSRNGAVESEWAELFATAGRIVRSGGRTRVEGLMSHLSNASRADDLDQDAALQRALDGLAANGIVPDVVHLAASAGSIAVPETRHDAARVGLALYGLSPFADRTSADLGLRPAMRVTAAVLRTVPVAAGEGVSYGYTWRAATDTRLAVIGLGYADGFDRDLGNRVSVRIGDRTFPVVGRVAMNAMHIDVGDADVRVGDEVVLWGDPAEGDPAVEDWAAAIDTINYEVVARVGRSVERRTT from the coding sequence ATGAGCGCGTTCACGGGGATCACGGTCGACCGCGAGGCCCTCATCGCGAACTACGCCACGGTGTCCGAGCGGGTCGCACCGGCCGGCGTCATCGCGGTCGTCAAGGCGAACGCGTACGGACACGGAGCCGTCGACGCCGCACGGGCGTTCGTGGACGCCGGCGCCGAGTGGCTCGGGGTCGCCGACGTCGACGAGGGCATCGCCCTCCGGCGCGCCGGCATCGACGAGGGCGTCCGGATCCTGGCGTGGCTGCACGCCCCCGACGAGGACTTCCGTCGCGCCGCGCAGTACGACGTGACACCGGCGGTGTCGAGCGTCTCGCAGCTCGCCGCCGCCGCCGACTCCGAGGTCCCCGCGGTGCACGTCTGCGTCGACACCGGGTTGAGCCGGAACGGTGCGGTCGAGTCCGAGTGGGCCGAGCTCTTCGCGACGGCCGGACGGATCGTGCGCTCCGGTGGCCGGACCCGGGTCGAGGGCCTCATGTCCCACCTGTCCAACGCGTCCCGCGCCGACGACCTCGACCAGGACGCCGCCCTGCAGCGAGCGCTCGACGGTCTCGCCGCGAACGGGATCGTTCCCGACGTGGTGCACCTGGCCGCGAGCGCCGGCAGCATCGCCGTCCCGGAGACCCGGCACGACGCCGCTCGGGTCGGGCTCGCGCTCTACGGCCTCAGCCCCTTCGCGGACCGCACCTCGGCCGACCTCGGGCTCCGCCCCGCGATGCGCGTGACCGCAGCGGTGCTCCGGACCGTCCCCGTCGCCGCGGGCGAGGGCGTCAGCTACGGCTACACCTGGCGTGCCGCGACCGACACCCGGCTCGCGGTGATCGGACTCGGGTACGCCGACGGCTTCGACCGCGACCTGGGCAACCGGGTGTCGGTGCGGATCGGCGACCGGACGTTCCCCGTCGTCGGCCGCGTGGCCATGAACGCCATGCACATCGACGTCGGCGACGCCGACGTCCGGGTCGGTGACGAGGTCGTGCTCTGGGGCGACCCGGCGGAGGGCGACCCCGCAGTCGAGGACTGGGCGGCCGCCATCGACACCATCAACTACGAGGTGGTCGCCAGGGTCGGCCGCAGCGTGGAACGGAGGACGACGTGA
- a CDS encoding holo-ACP synthase produces the protein MIIGIGVDVVDTERFRGVLERTPALRTRLFTPAEQLRDGEPRPVSSLAARFAAKEALIKAFGSSAGLSWQELEVVADDQRNPSLTLHEGARRVASDRGVTNVHLSLSHDGGIATAFVVIEGGDA, from the coding sequence GTGATCATCGGCATCGGGGTCGACGTCGTCGACACGGAGCGGTTCCGGGGTGTGCTCGAGCGCACCCCGGCGCTCCGGACGCGGCTGTTCACCCCGGCTGAGCAGCTGCGGGACGGGGAGCCCCGACCGGTGTCGTCGCTCGCAGCCCGGTTCGCGGCGAAGGAAGCACTCATCAAGGCGTTCGGCTCGAGTGCCGGGCTGAGCTGGCAGGAGCTCGAGGTCGTCGCGGACGACCAGCGGAACCCGTCACTCACCCTGCACGAGGGCGCTCGTCGCGTGGCGTCCGACCGCGGCGTGACGAACGTCCACCTGTCGCTGTCGCACGACGGCGGGATCGCGACGGCGTTCGTCGTCATCGAAGGAGGGGACGCATGA
- the glmS gene encoding glutamine--fructose-6-phosphate transaminase (isomerizing), whose protein sequence is MCGIVGYVGSKSSQEVLLGGLRRLEYRGYDSAGIAVVDRPGDLVSAKKAGKLQALVEELESHPIADGATGIGHTRWATHGGPTDGNAHPHLADGGKLALIHNGIIENFSELKQELLAEGVVFASETDSEVAAHLVGRAFRETGDLTAAMQQVVQRLEGAFTLLVVHADQPGVVVGARRNSPLVVGLGEGENFMGSDVAAFVAYTQRALAIGQDEIATIRPDGVEVVHFDGSPASPEEFEVSWDASAADKGGWSSFMAKEISEEPEAVAKTILGRVHDGAVTLTDLDPIAERLQQVDRVIVIACGTAAYAGILGKYAIEQWARVPVEVELAHEFRYRDPVLDDRTLVVSISQSGETMDTLMAVKYAREQGAQVLSICNTQGATIPRESDAVIYTHAGPEVAVASTKAFIAQGVALYLLGLHLATLKGTLTAEQIAEQVAELEGLAPKLQQTIDDASGVAELAKWMADTRSVLFLGRHVGYPIALEGALKLKELAYIHAEGFAAGELKHGPIALIEPGQIVFVIVPSPRDPRSLHPKVVSNIQEIRARGARVIAIAEEGDAAVLPFADEVLRIPLATPLFEPLLAVAPLHMFGMELAAAKGLDVDQPRNLAKSVTVE, encoded by the coding sequence ATGTGTGGAATCGTGGGCTACGTCGGCAGCAAGAGCAGCCAGGAGGTCCTCCTCGGCGGGCTCCGTCGTCTCGAGTACCGCGGCTACGACTCGGCGGGCATCGCGGTCGTCGACCGGCCGGGTGACCTCGTCTCGGCGAAGAAGGCCGGCAAGCTGCAGGCCCTGGTCGAGGAGCTCGAGTCGCACCCGATCGCGGACGGTGCCACGGGCATCGGGCACACCCGCTGGGCGACCCACGGCGGCCCGACCGACGGCAACGCCCACCCGCACCTGGCGGACGGCGGCAAGCTCGCGCTCATCCACAACGGCATCATCGAGAACTTCTCCGAGCTGAAGCAGGAGCTCCTCGCCGAGGGCGTCGTGTTCGCGAGCGAGACCGACTCCGAGGTCGCCGCGCACCTGGTCGGCCGGGCGTTCCGCGAGACGGGCGACCTGACCGCCGCCATGCAGCAGGTGGTGCAGCGGCTCGAGGGCGCGTTCACGCTCCTCGTCGTGCACGCCGACCAGCCCGGCGTCGTCGTCGGTGCACGTCGGAACTCACCGCTCGTGGTGGGCCTGGGTGAGGGCGAGAACTTCATGGGCTCCGACGTCGCCGCGTTCGTCGCGTACACGCAGCGCGCCCTGGCGATCGGCCAGGACGAGATCGCCACGATCCGTCCCGACGGTGTCGAGGTCGTGCACTTCGACGGCTCCCCGGCGTCCCCGGAGGAGTTCGAGGTTAGCTGGGACGCCTCCGCCGCGGACAAGGGCGGCTGGAGCTCGTTCATGGCGAAGGAGATCAGCGAGGAGCCCGAGGCCGTCGCGAAGACGATCCTCGGTCGCGTGCACGACGGTGCCGTGACGCTGACCGACCTCGACCCGATCGCCGAGCGGCTGCAGCAGGTCGACCGCGTCATTGTCATCGCCTGCGGGACCGCGGCGTACGCCGGCATCCTCGGCAAGTACGCGATCGAGCAGTGGGCCCGCGTGCCCGTCGAGGTCGAGCTCGCGCACGAGTTCCGCTACCGCGACCCGGTGCTCGACGACCGCACGCTCGTGGTGTCGATCAGCCAGTCGGGCGAGACCATGGACACGCTCATGGCGGTCAAGTACGCCCGCGAGCAGGGCGCCCAGGTGCTGTCCATCTGCAACACCCAGGGCGCAACGATCCCGCGCGAGTCCGACGCGGTGATCTACACGCACGCCGGACCCGAGGTCGCGGTTGCGTCGACCAAGGCGTTCATCGCCCAGGGCGTCGCGCTGTACCTGCTCGGGCTGCACCTGGCGACGCTCAAGGGCACGCTGACCGCCGAGCAGATCGCGGAGCAGGTCGCCGAGCTCGAGGGCCTCGCCCCGAAGCTGCAGCAGACCATCGACGACGCGTCCGGGGTCGCGGAGCTCGCGAAGTGGATGGCCGACACCCGGAGCGTGCTGTTCCTCGGTCGTCACGTCGGGTACCCGATCGCGCTCGAGGGTGCGCTCAAGCTCAAGGAGCTCGCCTACATCCACGCCGAGGGGTTCGCGGCCGGTGAGCTCAAGCACGGCCCGATCGCCCTGATCGAGCCGGGGCAGATCGTCTTCGTCATCGTGCCGTCGCCGCGCGACCCCCGATCGCTGCACCCGAAGGTCGTCTCGAACATCCAGGAGATCCGCGCCCGCGGCGCCCGGGTGATCGCCATCGCGGAGGAGGGCGACGCCGCGGTGCTGCCCTTCGCGGACGAGGTCCTGCGCATCCCGCTCGCGACGCCGCTGTTCGAGCCGCTGCTGGCCGTCGCGCCGCTGCACATGTTCGGCATGGAGCTCGCCGCGGCCAAGGGCCTCGACGTGGACCAGCCGCGCAACCTCGCGAAGTCGGTCACCGTCGAGTAG
- a CDS encoding glutathione peroxidase codes for MGRFDDIEITTLHGEHTTFGQFSDKAVLVVNVASRCGLAPQYEQLEALQKTYAERGFTVLGFPSNQFLQELGSSEAIDEYCSTTWGVTFPMSEKVKVNGKGAHPLYQALKETPDASGKAGRVSWNFEKFLVAPDGTVTRFRPTTKPDAPEVVAAIEAALPA; via the coding sequence GTGGGACGCTTCGACGACATCGAGATCACCACGTTGCACGGGGAGCACACCACCTTCGGGCAGTTCTCCGACAAGGCCGTCCTCGTCGTGAACGTCGCGTCCCGATGCGGGCTCGCGCCCCAGTACGAGCAGCTCGAGGCCTTGCAGAAGACCTACGCCGAGCGCGGCTTCACTGTGCTCGGCTTCCCGAGCAACCAGTTCCTGCAGGAACTCGGCTCGTCCGAGGCCATCGACGAGTACTGCTCCACCACGTGGGGCGTGACGTTCCCGATGTCCGAGAAGGTCAAGGTGAACGGCAAGGGCGCCCACCCGCTGTACCAGGCCCTCAAGGAGACGCCGGACGCGTCCGGCAAGGCCGGCCGGGTCAGCTGGAACTTCGAGAAGTTCCTCGTCGCCCCCGACGGGACCGTCACGCGCTTCCGTCCGACGACGAAGCCGGACGCCCCCGAGGTCGTCGCCGCCATCGAGGCGGCGCTCCCCGCCTGA
- the coaA gene encoding type I pantothenate kinase, producing the protein MPITEATVAHPTPFVEIPRDEWSQLAPKEHLSLTETEIVQLRGLGDRLDMQEVQEVYLPLSRLLTLYAAGARNLHAETSRFLGERAGRTPFVIGVAGSVAVGKSTVARLLRELTKRWPDTPRVELVTTDGFLYPNAELERRGIMDRKGFPESYDRRALLRFVSQVKSGAAEVRAPFYSHLVYDIVPDAEIVVRQPDVLIVEGLNVLAPPVHGRLALSDLFDFTIYVDAKTKDIESWYVDRFLALQEEAFSSPDSFFHRFASLSREDAVRTATEVWRAINEPNLLENVLPTRSRATLVLKKGANHKVNSVLLRKI; encoded by the coding sequence ATGCCGATCACGGAAGCCACCGTCGCGCACCCGACCCCGTTCGTGGAGATCCCGCGCGACGAGTGGTCGCAGCTCGCGCCGAAGGAGCACCTGTCGCTGACCGAGACCGAGATCGTGCAGCTGCGCGGCCTGGGCGACCGGCTCGACATGCAGGAGGTGCAGGAGGTCTACCTGCCGCTGTCCCGCCTGCTGACGCTCTACGCGGCCGGTGCCCGCAACCTGCACGCGGAGACGAGCCGGTTCCTCGGCGAGCGGGCCGGACGGACGCCCTTCGTGATCGGCGTGGCCGGATCGGTGGCGGTCGGCAAGTCGACCGTCGCGCGGCTGCTGCGGGAGCTCACGAAGCGGTGGCCGGACACCCCGCGGGTCGAGCTCGTGACGACCGACGGGTTCCTGTACCCGAACGCCGAGCTGGAGCGCCGCGGGATCATGGACCGCAAGGGGTTCCCGGAGTCGTACGACCGTCGGGCGCTGCTGCGGTTCGTCAGCCAGGTGAAGAGCGGGGCGGCCGAGGTGCGCGCGCCGTTCTACTCGCACCTGGTCTACGACATCGTGCCCGACGCCGAGATCGTGGTGCGGCAGCCGGACGTCCTCATCGTCGAGGGACTGAACGTGCTCGCGCCGCCGGTGCACGGGCGGCTCGCGCTGTCGGACCTGTTCGACTTCACGATCTACGTCGACGCGAAGACGAAGGACATCGAGTCCTGGTACGTCGACCGCTTCCTGGCGCTCCAGGAGGAGGCGTTCTCGAGCCCGGACTCGTTCTTCCACCGCTTCGCCTCGCTGTCGCGGGAGGACGCGGTGCGGACGGCGACCGAGGTCTGGCGGGCGATCAACGAGCCGAACCTGCTCGAGAACGTGCTGCCGACGCGCTCCCGGGCGACGCTCGTGCTCAAGAAGGGCGCGAACCACAAGGTCAACTCGGTGCTGCTCCGCAAGATCTGA
- the glmM gene encoding phosphoglucosamine mutase, translating into MPRLFGTDGVRGLANGELTAALALGLAQASAAVLTHGHHADARRASGRPRPRAVLARDPRVSGEFLGAAVAAGLASAGVDVLDAGVIPTPAAAFLVADIDADFGVMISASHNPAPDNGIKFFATGGRKLPDEVEDRIEAAMHDQSAPTPTGAEVGRITRFADAEDRYVVHLLGTLPHRLDGIHVVLDCANGAAAGVSPEVFVNAGARVTLIGADPDGMNINDGVGSTHIDNLARAVLEHGADVGIAHDGDADRCLAVDAAGNAIDGDQIMAILALSLKERGRLASDTLVATVMSNLGLTRAMADAGIEVVQTAVGDRYVLEKMVEGGFSLGGEQSGHVIFNEFATTGDGVLTGLHLVAEMARTGKSLQELASCMTVFPQVLLNVRGVDRQGLDDQGVQDAIAAATSSLGDSGRVLLRSSGTEPVVRVMVEAASQADAERVAEELADVVRDRLSIDEAA; encoded by the coding sequence ATGCCGCGTCTGTTCGGTACCGACGGTGTTCGTGGACTCGCCAACGGCGAGCTGACGGCCGCGCTGGCACTGGGTCTCGCCCAGGCCAGCGCGGCCGTGCTCACGCACGGACACCATGCTGACGCCCGCCGGGCGTCCGGCCGACCGCGCCCCCGCGCGGTCCTGGCGCGCGACCCGCGCGTCTCCGGTGAGTTCCTGGGTGCCGCGGTCGCGGCCGGTCTCGCCTCCGCCGGCGTCGACGTGCTCGACGCCGGGGTCATCCCCACCCCCGCTGCGGCGTTCCTCGTCGCGGACATCGACGCAGACTTCGGCGTGATGATCTCCGCGTCGCACAACCCCGCACCCGACAACGGGATCAAGTTCTTCGCGACGGGCGGCCGCAAGCTCCCGGACGAGGTCGAGGACCGCATCGAAGCGGCCATGCACGACCAGTCCGCGCCGACGCCGACCGGCGCCGAGGTCGGTCGGATCACCCGGTTCGCCGACGCCGAGGACCGTTACGTGGTGCACCTGCTCGGCACGCTGCCGCACCGGCTCGACGGGATCCACGTCGTGCTCGACTGCGCGAACGGTGCCGCCGCGGGCGTCTCGCCCGAGGTGTTCGTCAACGCCGGTGCCCGGGTCACGCTCATCGGCGCGGACCCGGACGGCATGAACATCAACGACGGTGTCGGGTCCACGCACATCGACAACCTCGCACGAGCCGTCCTCGAGCACGGCGCCGACGTGGGCATCGCGCACGACGGTGACGCCGACCGGTGCCTCGCGGTGGACGCCGCCGGCAACGCGATCGACGGCGACCAGATCATGGCGATCCTCGCGCTGTCGCTCAAGGAGCGTGGGCGCCTTGCCTCGGACACGCTCGTCGCCACCGTGATGTCGAACCTCGGTCTCACGCGCGCCATGGCGGACGCCGGGATCGAGGTCGTGCAGACCGCCGTCGGCGACCGCTACGTGCTCGAGAAGATGGTCGAGGGTGGCTTCTCCCTCGGTGGTGAGCAGTCCGGCCACGTCATCTTCAACGAGTTCGCGACCACGGGTGACGGTGTCCTGACCGGGCTGCACCTGGTGGCCGAGATGGCCCGCACCGGCAAGAGCCTGCAGGAGCTCGCGTCGTGCATGACCGTCTTCCCGCAGGTGCTCCTGAACGTGCGCGGTGTCGACCGGCAGGGTCTGGACGACCAGGGCGTGCAGGACGCGATCGCCGCGGCGACGTCGTCGCTCGGTGACTCCGGGCGGGTGCTGCTGCGGTCGTCGGGCACCGAGCCGGTGGTCCGGGTCATGGTCGAGGCTGCCTCGCAGGCCGATGCCGAGCGCGTCGCCGAGGAGCTCGCCGACGTCGTCCGCGACCGGCTGTCGATCGACGAGGCCGCGTAG